Sequence from the Amaranthus tricolor cultivar Red isolate AtriRed21 chromosome 1, ASM2621246v1, whole genome shotgun sequence genome:
CACTAGTACTCTTTCTCATTAACAAAATTTACGCTTATGTGATGCTTTGTATAGGGGTTTAACTCGAGCTTAGGCTTTAAACATCTTTTTGTTCTAACAAAATGCATTTTTATAAAGTAAATTTCACAAATACTATAAATAAGCAATTAGAGGGCCATATAGAACAAGAAAAGGCATGCAAGGAACTTCTTTGTCTCTTGCATTCCCAAAGAATGAAAGTTCAATAACCAGTAACCACAATACAGTTTCCAAATATAGGCAGAGTTAAACTTCAAAGATCACTATTACCATCAGAAATAGTAAGCCATTGTTTCTCCTTGCCACCATCAATCCTATTTCTACGTCTATACATCGCATCCGAATACGCGACCAATGAAAGATGAATCTATCTTGTCATGACGACAGAACGTAGCAAAAGACTTGATCCAGGTTCCTTCTGAAGTTTCTTCACTACTTTGATACTGGTTACTGTGTCGCATTCACTGGTGATTGACTGCGTTGCAAAGCTAATTCGTTTTCTAGCTGTCTCTTAAGGAAATTCTGAGCAGTTTTATTCACTATTTGGAAGAAGAAATTGAGGAGAACAAGCCAGACAACAGTGTTCCAGATTGAAGCCAAAGAAAGACCCCAATTCTTAACCTACAACATATAATTTCAAATGTCATTTTGTCGATGGTTTTCATTTGCGATGCTTACAGAAGTCTAATCAGAGCAAACAATAAATGTCCTGCTCGGAAGCAGGGTCTAGGTGAGAGAAGGTGACAGACAATCCATACCCGTACTCCCTTCCTAGGGAGGACTAGAGGAATGCGGTCGGTTTTACACCCAAACAAGAAGGAGCAAACGATATGACTGACAACGTTTTCTCAAGAGAACTACTTGCAGAAAAAAGAACAGCACAAGCAATAACAAggctaaaaaaacaaaataaaaaataatactcctcCAATCCACTAGTAATTTCCCATTTGCTTTTTAGACACTATTCATGTCTTATtctaaatttgtattttactattaatcaataagttaaaacatagtcaagtgggatattgttttattcatctcaatgcaaggattatttatatcaatttttcataatttttagttatgcacaattagagatattaaggattgaataagtgcattagatagagtgcataaaagcaaatgagacattactAGTGATTGGAGGAAGTAATATAAAATACAAAGTACCGAGAAATTTCACAATTAATCTGATCGTGTCAGGTGGGAGACAAATGCAAGGACCTAAATCAAACAGGCGTAATTTATAAATTGCACGATAATTGACAAATTTGAAAACCCGAAGGGAAATTTGCAATACCAAAGGAAGAATCAAGATATATACCTTGACGTTAGAACCCACGGGTGGAGCAGCTATAACGTACTTGTCTTTAACAGCATGCAATTTTGCAATAATTTTAGGCATCACAGAGGCAACTCCAGGTATATGGCTAAATACCCAAATAAATTCATTCTCTAACCAATCCAAAAGCTGATTGTTACACACTGAGATAATAAAAACTGTCTGTACATAGAAACATAGTTAGAGACGAGAATGATGAAGGTACAAACTAACAAGTAAAAGCCTCGAGCAACATCTTGTACCAACCTGAATATGGGTCTTTACAATTGCCTTTCCCACTACAGTTGCAAGGAAAAATTTCCAGAAGGGTATCCCGAAATGTCCACACATTATACCAGCAACATCATACAGAGGATTTGGCACCTAATGAACAAACATCACTTCCTTGTCAGACTCTAAATAAAGCCAATTTATGTTAATTGAAGTAGACCACATAAGGAAAACAAATCCTTGTATGTAAATGGActtgactttattttttataaaagggGCGAGCTTTCCAAGGGTCATTCTACTTGTAGATAATTAATGGGTAAAGGCGAGTTTTTAAAGGGTCAaagttattaatttaaaaatgccTTTTGGAGGGCAACAAATTGTCTAATATATGAGCTTTTACAAGGCACCTTTGACCAAATGTATGccttatttgacttttaatttttaattggaaagcgttaaaaaaaaaaaagaaaatatcaaaaaaattaaaataaatttatagggAATACAAAAGTTAAAACCATAATATTAAGCAAATATTTCAACAAttacatacaaaaaaaaaaaaagaaaaaagaaaattcaaacaataagaaattccCTCCCTTCATCGCCATTAATAGAGTTCGTGGGGGCGGGGAAGGAGCTAGGTAAGGGAGGAGGAATTGAACAAAAACAGCTTCATCCCCTTCCTTCATCGCCACTAATAGAGTTCATTTACTATTCCTTCTTTCAAGACATCATACTCGGTGATTATGATGATGACAATTGAAGGAAACATATGTAGCATACTCAGTGCGAGATTAGTGTTCATTTATTGCAGCCTAATGGTGATGATAGAGGTGTTAATGAAGATGGAAGAAAACATATGCAACAGAGAGAGCTTGTCGGGGTCtcggggatgatgatgatgcaacTGATGATCATGTAGTTGTTGATGATAATGGTGGGAAGTTTTCGGGGAGGGGTAGTTGTCAGGGAGGGGGATTTGTTGGGGAAGAGAGTTACCGAGAAGGGGGGCTGACCTGAGGGGTGGGGTAGAGGGGACGGAAAAGAGAAAGAGGGTATTTtaggttctttttgttttttattctatttttaattgCTCTTGATTTCTTTTTAGTTTTCCTTTTGTTTGAGGAGTAACCTATGATTTTAGGTTAAAAAGTGACCAAGTCCTTTAAAAACAAATGCGCATAAATGGTGGAAGTTTTCAACAGAAAAGTAAAGGTGAGAGTTTCAGAATCGGATCACCTAAATGTGGCagttttcttttcaattttccttatttttaagCTCTGCTCTCTCTCTCATGCTTACTCTCAAAACCCTGAAAAATTGGGATCATCGAAATTGGACATCTCCTTACACTATCGCAAAAACATGTTTTTCTGAGTCAAGTATTTTATAAATTCTATGTTTGCGATAGTCCAGATGATTTCTTATTCTAGGGCGTGATTCAATTGCGTATCAATTGACggattttattttgttagttgTGTTAATCTATGTAATGAAAAATGCAGTAGATGTACTTTTATaatgtaataatccaaaacTTTTCAGAAATATGAGTTGCTAaattcaacttttaaaaagcagTTCTGATACTTGGTGTTCAGAAATGTTGATGAGATACTGAAATCAGCCTCTTTGTACAATTATTATTGACTTTTATTATAGGAAGTTTTGGCGTAAATTGCTTGTTAGTTGTTATACAGAGAAAATTATTCTATTGGCATCATGGCATGCATATTCTAACAGCCATGTGTttataatgatcattgaaaactTAGTACAATATTTTTGGTTATAGGACCGTCGCATTTTGGCTTGAGTTGAATCTAATCCAAATTGTTTAGAGAAGATGGAGCGAATCATTCAATTAGAaaagattattaaaaatatcaaataaatatattGGTTGGGTCAAGTCAAATGGGTTGTTAACCCGGCCAGACCCGGAATATTTTTGGTCTGACCCAACATGTCCCAACCCATTAAGAAATTGGCCAAAAGtggcccattgaacacctctagataGAACTAATCCTATTAAAGTGATGCAAATTTTTCATGGTCTGCAGACAAGTCATTCAATGCAATTGCTTGCACTCAGTGAAGTAGGAACTCAAGAGGCCCCTCCCACAAGCCAATATATTCTACTAGATGATGTATTCGATAGCTGGAAAACAGTATGCCTTTTAAGTCTGTTAATCAGTAGCTCAAGGGTTCATGCAGTTATGgcaaaacataaaaaatgttaaaagagaTAAAGTGGAGCAGGCCAACTAACCGAAGCTAGCAGCAAAATGGTCCAGACATTCAAATACTGAGAGTGAGACATGAACCAACGTTTCACTTGATTTACACGCTTTCCAAAAACTCCATTATCTTCCGGAGAAGATCCATCCAAGTCCTCAATCTCGTCCAATTTGCTTCCTGATGAACGGGCTGCACGAAGATTTGGATGAGCTTTAAAACAACTTAAAggaacccccccccccccccccaaacaCTATCGTACAAGCACTTGGAGTGTGTGTAGAACGATAACATAACATGAAACAGAAATCCCACAACTGAACTTTCATCCAAGATTTTACAAACATTGATAATATTTAAAGAGCATCAAGTGTATACAAGGACCAAACAACAACATTCAATTACCCCAACGTCATGTAATGGCTCCCACGTAGGGTTTAGGGAGTCGGATGTACGCAACGTTACCCTTGTTGGTGATAACAGGTACCAAACAAAATTTGGGAGAGCCAGATAGCATTAGTAACAGAGAAAAGTGATAaggataacaaaaataaaaagaaaagacaCAATCAGCTCAGGTCTCACAATCTTAGAGCAAGCAACAACATTTCCACAAGGCAAAATTCTAAACCAAAATACACAAGAAAAACCTTTTAATATTAGGAGTAATATCAATTAATCTCCTAAAGACTTCCCAGCAGTCAAAATAAAAGCTAAAATTTTGCAATAACAAATAATATCAATTGAAATCTATATTATCACTGAATTTATAGAACACGTAATAGAAAGTCAAGTTTTAGAAGCTTGAACGCATGACTATGAGGCTCTGAACAATTTGCCAGGTTCTGTTGCATAACATCAGAATTCTACCTACGCAATAGAGACCTTTATCTAACCTGTTTTGTAGAAATATGACCTGTTATAAATTATACCATGGCTTCAGATAAGTTTAGATAGTAAGGTTCTTTCACCTAATGAACTTTATCCACCAGAAGTTACGTTTCATCAAGCAAAATCCAACAAATACACAACTACGTAAGTTTAAATGAGGTCGGATAatccttcaaaaaaataaaggaaaaaacaaagtttggatGGTTCAAACAAATTGCATAGACAATGGGTACCAAGCACATATAATTCTCATTCAATAATAGAAGGCTATAAAATCAAGAACAGACACTTAAAGTGAAAATGCATACAGCTTATGAGATGAAGATTATACCAGCCCTTGAAATGAAATATGGTGGAAGTTCACCCAATGCCGTCCCAAGACCCCATAGAACAGCTTCCAACTGGATTTGAGGCAAAATGCTGCTAAGAGGTACTCTTAAACCATTAACTGACTCAAATAATGGAGGACCGAATTCAGAGCAGTCCTTATGAAGCCATGATGGACCTCGTTTGAATTGTACTGTATCATATGGAGCACTTTTCAAATCAACTCGACCGCATTGCATAGCTTTTAAGGTAAATAGGGTAATATGTGGCCCTAGATACAGAACAAAAGTGTGCAAGCCAGATCCTGGTAGGAAAAAGGAATGCACTAAATCAGTGAGCTGAAAGGAATACATATTACTATAAATTTCAAGTTTTGGAAGTCCATGACTATAGCTGGTGTTCAATAATAAGgaagtaaatatttataatccaGCTACGATGACATACTGTTTAACCACCAAGCAGTTATGTACAAGTATAAAAGGGAACTACAATCTCTGGAATACATAGAGGAAAGCATAACTAGTATGCTCGTCAGATAACTATGTCCAGTTCCTCATTCAATTTCTTCAAAACACGGCCACCATATATTGCAAagaacaaacacaaaaaaaaatattcataagcATATGGACATACCCAAACCAATAGAAGATGCGACGCCAAGGGCAACCCACCACAATACAAACTGAAAGTACTGGAGAACCTCCTGGACATGCTGCAAGAGAAAGCAACAAATACAAATGAAGTAAATAGTCAACTTTTGTTTCActaaattttgaaataataaaaatcatagattACATAGCTCCTACAGATTTCAAGCAACCAACATGAACTCACTAATGCCTAAATTTCCCACGGATAgctcaaaatataaattaccTTTTCATGAGACCCTTCAATAGTTGCCAAGAGAACTCCAGAAAACAATACCAAGATACTCAAAACTAATAGCCAACCACCTTTGGCCAAGAGATAGACAACGGATTGCTTCACATAATCATGAACGgcccaaataaaatatttaaatgtttCGCATGGTTTTGaagtcaaagtcaaagaatCAAGCTGTTGTTGAAACTCCTTGCATCCTGAAAATAGCATATACTGTTAATCTTTCATTAGAAAACAAACCCAGAAAAATTCATTCTTTCGAAATGGACGTCCAATATCTAAAGACTATAAAGACTACTGAACTGACTACTGAAATTAGTTAGTGTTTTGACAAAATGTACAACGCTAAAATTGAAGACTTGACATCCATCAAAAGCAAGTGCCTTGGGGCTTTACCCCACCACAAACAAAATATCAGATCCATATTCTCATTATCTACAAATTATACTAGCAAAAAAAACTCAACTGCAGAAATTGAACAGTTGCAAGGCAAGACAAATTAGCAGaagaataaatttcaaaattattaaagaCTTCCGAAAAAGCCAAATGGAAAAGCAGACATTAACAATCAGACCACAAAATGTAGCACTTTGTTGACCATGAAGGAGCCACTTAAAATTAAATACAGGAAGCTGAAATTGAATCGTAAAAGAGGCTCATGTGATGAGAATATGAGAGAGACgaggaaaaaaaatgaatagtTTCGAGTGATTTGTAACTTCTATATAAGGAATGTATAGCTAGTAAAAACATGgaaaaagtataataattatcataaatGTGACAACCAATACGAAAGCAAAATCGAGTTTTGAAGTAGTAACTCTGCTCTTAAGAAACAAATTGATATGGATAATGGCATGACTGAATGACGAAAAGAAGACTTTCAAAGAAGTTTAGCGACAAAAAGCTAATTCAAAGacgtaatttaaaattcaaaagaacAAGTTTGAAGTTCATAAAATGACAAGCTAGAACAATATAAGATCATAAAATTCAAGACGCACTACAAAGTTCAATTTACAACTAAAACTAAGCACAAAAATGGTTAACTAAAAGTTGGACAATCATATACAATATTAGTTTAGATAAGTATAAGGGGTTTCAAGTAAAAAGTAAATATCTTCAAATAAAATTGACGGAAAAAAACGATCATGGTTAATTTCTTAttagctaattatgttttactCCTGTGTTTAAGACACATAGGAAGCTGCCAGCCCTAAGTGTGATTTGCACCATTACACCATTTACAACTATGCCTAGCCCCTAAGAGATCTAATAAATGTTCTAGTCAAGTAACATAAACTGGAAACAATTCTAAAGCATTTATTTTCTAATGGAAAATTAACATCAAATGTGTCCAATTTGTATTTGGACTAACCATGCTCAAATTAGTAATGAATCCAAGATCTAGTTGAATTGCATATGATCCATTGACTTGTATGGGTTGGGCAAATCAAAT
This genomic interval carries:
- the LOC130816050 gene encoding vacuole membrane protein KMS1-like, translated to MGSKKKFSNSSNSSASSSSSDSKSPISGCKEFQQQLDSLTLTSKPCETFKYFIWAVHDYVKQSVVYLLAKGGWLLVLSILVLFSGVLLATIEGSHEKHVQEVLQYFQFVLWWVALGVASSIGLGSGLHTFVLYLGPHITLFTLKAMQCGRVDLKSAPYDTVQFKRGPSWLHKDCSEFGPPLFESVNGLRVPLSSILPQIQLEAVLWGLGTALGELPPYFISRAARSSGSKLDEIEDLDGSSPEDNGVFGKRVNQVKRWFMSHSQYLNVWTILLLASVPNPLYDVAGIMCGHFGIPFWKFFLATVVGKAIVKTHIQTVFIISVCNNQLLDWLENEFIWVFSHIPGVASVMPKIIAKLHAVKDKYVIAAPPVGSNVKVKNWGLSLASIWNTVVWLVLLNFFFQIVNKTAQNFLKRQLENELALQRSQSPVNATQ